Proteins encoded in a region of the Uloborus diversus isolate 005 chromosome 1, Udiv.v.3.1, whole genome shotgun sequence genome:
- the LOC129225077 gene encoding telomere-associated protein RIF1-like, producing the protein MHHDQNKDGFSKDIQSKSLKETQSACELQLEHESIIDLNHIENENILVPDQSSEVHTSEKGSKKRKAKPPVRSPFNFRHRSKTDAVQNKPSKFFQPVAKDVLFEILKKSSMFQSEIEKNMDDHLPSEKTLSASSADEPPNILDIDNVNVINESLDCEEVMIDYAQPTKMEINNDELTNLHTRLNANTAPHTRRSQIIAASHMVSNSVGKQIPKPVEENGIKLPTSSILKKENSVSSRLSSKNRVTFADPLVHEKLIEEGSDWNAIEITVVSDKPLCDSKKRKRIISGRKNKAVETKEILASAIESDEIPSSSEHQDSDTLTNYSDIPVSPSLINCQDSISCILQDLTSPTWIRGLESLLISKNMKTVGDICRLNIHELKALPFKSPKVQTLHKALLSHLDNIQKATLEKLNNIDDGCSIIKDNNSAPSEVDEILTDQAEKMEESVEDLQLQSQEKILEEFLNQNNFSNIPNILLTRTIEKCANVLSQRLGSC; encoded by the exons ATGCACCACGATCAGAATAAAGATGGTTTTTCGAAAGACATTCAGTCTAAGTCTTTAAAAGAAACCCAAAGTGCATGTGAGTTGCAACTTGAGCACGAGAGCATAATAGACTTAAATcatatagaaaatgaaaatatcttggTTCCAGATCAGTCTTCTGAGGTCCATACATCCGAAAAAGGCTCGAAGAAGAGGAAAGCTAAACCACCAGTTCGGTCACCATTCAATTTCAGGCATCGTTCCAAAACTGATGCTGTTCAAAacaaaccttcaaaattttttcaaccgGTTGCAAAGGATGTACtgtttgagattttgaaaaaatcttctaTGTTTCAAAGTGAAATTGAGAAGAATATGGATGATCACTTGCCTTCAGAGAAAACATTAAGTGCAAGTAGTGCTGATGAACCACCTAATATTTTAGACATAGATAATGTTAATGTTATCAATGAATCTCTTGATTGTGAGGAAGTAATGATAGATTATGCACAGCCTACAAAGATGGAAATAAATAATGATGAGTTGACAAATCTACATACACGCTTAAATGCTAACACTGCTCCCCATACAAGGAGGAGTCAAATAATAGCTGCTTCACATATGGTCTCCAATTCTGTTGGAAAGCAAATTCCGAAACCAGTTGAAGAAAATGGTATAAAATTACCAACATCAAGTATTCTAAAAAAGGAGAATTCTGTCTCTTCCAGGCTATCTTCTAAG AACCGGGTGACATTTGCTGATCCACTAGtacatgaaaaattaattgaagaagGATCAGATTGGAATGCTATCGAAATAACTGTAGTTAGTGATAAACCTCTATGTGATAGTAAGAAACGAAAGAGGATTATAAGTGGACGAAAGAACAAG GCAGTTGAAACTAAAGAAATTCTTGCTTCTGCTATTGAAAGTGATGAGATCCCATCTTCCTCTGAACATCAAGATTCTGATACTTTGACCAATTACAGTGATATTCCAGTGTCTCCATCTCTTATTAATTGTCAAGATAGTATTAGCTGCATTCTACAGGACTTAACATCTCCTACATG gatTCGTGGATTAGAAAGTTTATTAATCTCAAAAAATATGAAGACAGTTGGTGATATTTGCAGATTAAATATCCATGAGCTAAAAGCGCTTCCTTTTAAGTCTCCAAAAGTTCAGACTTTGCATAAAGCACTGCTATCTCATCTAGATAATATTCAAAAGGCAACTTTGGAGAAACTGAATAATATTGATGATGGCTGCTCTATAATAAAAGATAATAATTCTGCTCCATCTGAAGTAGATGAGATATTAACTGATCAAgctgaaaaaa TGGAAGAATCTGTTGAAGATTTACAGCTACAATCTCAAGAAAAAATCCTAGAAGAGTTTTTGAATCAGAACAACTTTAGTAATATTCCAAATATTTTATTGACTCGCACAATTGAAAAATGCGCAAATGTATTAAGTCAAAGATTAGGATCTTGCTGA